The stretch of DNA GATTGATTTGTGTCTGAATTTTTTCTCATGAACCACAACGAGTCTTCCGGAGACTGTTTTATTTCTTGAAGTGCTTGTCATTTGTTTAGTTTATTGATATTATACTTTTAACCATTCACTTGTGAGTGACTTGAAAACTGAAAAGTTATATACCTCATCCACTGAGGTTGAACTATATAGGTTTGTTTTGTTTTCCTACTTTGTAGCGTTTATATTTTATTTTTCATTTTACCTTTTGGTATGGATTGAAAATGGGAATATGATTGAGAATGTTAACAAATCAAACCACATGAGTCATTAGAATGATACGGTTTTTTACTTAGGTCATTATCCTTTTTAAGGAGAAACTCATTGCCTCTCTATGCTGGAGAGGTTTTTTTTCGCCCCCATCTTTTTACAGATTCAAAAACACACTAGATATCTCATCACCTACTGTAGTTTTAATTCATCTGACCCCGTAGGTGCATTTTTAAAACCGTGGTCACAAAGACTCTCACTATGCTTCTTCATATGATAAGGTAATTTGTGTCTCCCATTTATCGCATCCATAATTAATAAAAAATTCATTATAATGACATGTTTACTGATATCGTCCTATGATTTATGAGAGTAAAATTTCAAACAATAAATATGATTAGAAGGAATAATTTCTCCTGTAATTAAACATAGTGAAATATACTTGAGATAATCACTCCAAAGGATCATTCCATGAAGAAAAGCTTCCTGATACTGATGACAGCGCTATTAATATTTTCCTGCAGAGAAAAAGGTGATTCTTCAAAAGTCTCTGATCTTCCCGATGGGGAAGTTGTTGTCTCAAATCCTGCAGATTTTACAGGACTTATCTCCTCTTATACCGCAGGAATACTCAGCCGTGACAGTATGATTAAAGTTGTCCTGGCAAAGCCGCTGACTCATGATCTGTCTCACAATCAACTGCAGGATCTTTTTCAATTTGAACCGGCAGTGAAGGGTGTTACCAGCTTGAGTGAAAACGGAACTCTTCAATTTCAGCCGGAAGGTCCACTGAAGAGCAGCCAATATTATACAGTCCATTTAAAGCTGGGGCAGATCATGGCAGTCCCTGAAGATAAAAAGGAGTTCAGTTTTTCATTCTCCACCATTGTACAGGATATGGAAATTCTGATTGACAGGATTGATCCCGATGATTTAGAAACGTTGACCGTCATTGGCCGTATCAAAACAGCAGACAGGGCAGAAGATGATAATATTGAGAAAATCCTCACTTTTGACAGCGAGAATGTTTCTATCAGCTGGGAGCACGGCAGGGACAATCACAATTTTTCAATTGCAGGAATTCCCCGCAGTCAGGAAGCATCTATCTATAAGATTCAATGGTCCGGCAAAAGTATAGGAGTTGACCGGGAAGGTGAGGAAAAGATTGAGGTCCCGGCTTTGAATGTATTCAAATTTATGAGCTGGCAGAAAACAGTCCATCCTGACAAGACATTAGAACTGCATTTTTCCATGCCCCTTGATGCAGAGCAGGAAATCTCCGGCCTTGTGAGAATCGGAAATCAGGAGGTTCACAGCCTTAAAATTCAGGAGAACTGCATTATAATTTTTTATGAGAGACTGAGCATCAACAATGAAGAGCTGAATGTCAGTTCCTCTTTGAAGGATGATAAAGGAATTTCCCTGGGCCGGAATGTCGTCTTTAAAATTCCTGCTGCCCAGGAAAAGCCGATGGCTGAGTTTCTGACAAAGGGCGGCCTTCTTCCTGCGGGCGAGGGCTTCCTGATTCCCATGGAGGCTGTCTCTCTCAAAGCAGTTGATATCGAAATCATCCGAGTCTATGAAGATAATATGGTTCAGTTCCTCCAGGATAACAGTGATCTGAAAGGTGACTGGAATATGAACCGTGTAGGAAAGCCTGTTGCCTTTCGAACCGTCAGCCTCGAGGGCCGGGGGGTTGATAACCTTAATGTCAAAAACACATTTGAACTGGATCTTACATCCTGGGTTTCACCCGAGCCTGGTGCTCTTTATCAGCTTCGTTTATCTTTCAGACGTTCTCAATCTCTGTTCCCCTGTGAGGATGATCACAGTGAAGAGGATGATCTTCCTCTGAATAAGTCACAATGGGCGGGGCCCTCTTATAGCAGCATGTGGGATAATTATTACTATTCAGATTGGCAGAATCGGGATAATCCCTGTTCCAATACTTATTATGCCAGAAGAACCGATGAAG from Oceanispirochaeta sp. encodes:
- a CDS encoding MG2 domain-containing protein; the encoded protein is MKKSFLILMTALLIFSCREKGDSSKVSDLPDGEVVVSNPADFTGLISSYTAGILSRDSMIKVVLAKPLTHDLSHNQLQDLFQFEPAVKGVTSLSENGTLQFQPEGPLKSSQYYTVHLKLGQIMAVPEDKKEFSFSFSTIVQDMEILIDRIDPDDLETLTVIGRIKTADRAEDDNIEKILTFDSENVSISWEHGRDNHNFSIAGIPRSQEASIYKIQWSGKSIGVDREGEEKIEVPALNVFKFMSWQKTVHPDKTLELHFSMPLDAEQEISGLVRIGNQEVHSLKIQENCIIIFYERLSINNEELNVSSSLKDDKGISLGRNVVFKIPAAQEKPMAEFLTKGGLLPAGEGFLIPMEAVSLKAVDIEIIRVYEDNMVQFLQDNSDLKGDWNMNRVGKPVAFRTVSLEGRGVDNLNVKNTFELDLTSWVSPEPGALYQLRLSFRRSQSLFPCEDDHSEEDDLPLNKSQWAGPSYSSMWDNYYYSDWQNRDNPCSNTYYARRTDEVSFLSSSLGVIAKKSDVSGMTVYVTDLNNAGPVAGVDVVLYDFQQQGIARGLSDSAGYVYLNPEGVPFALQASREGMSSWMRVDDGSSLSVSDFEIEGGDVKEGLKGFIYGERGVWRPGDEIYMGFILQDELHKLPEDHPVVFELLDPEGKRVQKKISTASIAGMYRFQVKTDDEAPTGFWSARVTVGGSVFTKSIRIETVKPNRLKISLDSIADPLISELTLIPMEVRWLHGAVARNMKTETDMVLSSRKTSFTGYSSFVFDDPGKSFYSSGETVFSGRIDDQGRTEIRLPIPFEDKSPGFMNVDLQTKVFEEGGDFSVTRHVLALSPYESYVGIRAPAGDKQRGMLLTDEDHELEIVSLNRDGSLSERKTLEVEMYKLDWKWWWDRSEEDLARFVSSNYRQALSRGKVTLNAGKGSWSF